A window of the Eretmochelys imbricata isolate rEreImb1 chromosome 7, rEreImb1.hap1, whole genome shotgun sequence genome harbors these coding sequences:
- the WDR74 gene encoding WD repeat-containing protein 74, which yields MASSARWNHVWVGSETGILKGVNLRRRQATNYVAASALRRDEGVCAMCWGDPSESEILVGCLDRSVKLFSTEKGKFTESRQCLGGAGSFCGLAVHDSSIITCVESGLLKVWRDAENVETQVGAGVCCMRQNPAQPQCVGTGGKENALKVWDLHQPEEPIFRAKNVRNDWLNLRVPVWERDLQFLPGSEKIVTCTGHHQVRLYDPSSPQRRPVLEATYGEYPLTALSLTPAADSVVVGSSHGDMAVIDLRQGRLVKCLKGFAGSVRSVQCHPTLPLVASCGLDRFLRVHNIEDKRLVHKVYLKSRLNCVLLTSREKWEDEEPEPAAPQADVKEEEDELWDGMETVATKTVLKRNMDPQVRETQLGKRPKKQKRTSAGP from the exons ATGGCGTCTTCTGCGCGGTGGAATCACGTGTGGGTTGGATCCGAGACTGGCATCCTGAAAG GGGTGAACCTGCGGCGGAGACAAGCCACCAATTACGTGGCGGCCTCGGCGCTGCGTCGGGATGAGGGCGTCTGCGCCATGTGCTGGGGGGACCCCTCCGAGTCCGAG ATCCTCGTCGGCTGCCTGGATCGGTCGGTGAAGCTGTTCAGCACCGAGAAGGGAAAGTTCACAGAGTCGCGGCAATGTCTGGGCGGGGCGGGCTCGTTCTGCGGCCTGGCCGTGCACGACAG TTCCATCATCACCTGTGTGGAGTCTGGTCTCCTCAAGGTCTGGCGGGATGCTGAAAAC GTGGAAACCCAAGTGGGGGCTGGCGTGTGCTGTATGCGCCAGAACCCGGCCCAGCCGCAGTGTGTGGGGACAGGTGGGAAGGAGAACGCTCTGAAGGTCTGGGACTTGCACCAGCCTGAGGAACCCATCTTCCGTGCCAAAAAT gtgCGGAATGACTGGCTCAATCTCCGGGTGCCTGTCTGGGAGCGTGACCTGCAGTTTCTACCTGGCTCTGAGAAGATTGTCACCTGCACTGGGCACCACCAG GTGCGGCTGTACgaccccagctccccacagcggCGCCCTGTGCTGGAGGCGACCTATGGGGAGTACCCCCTCAcagccctctccctcacccctgcTGCTGA CTCTGTAGTGGTAGGCAGCTCGCATGGGGACATGGCTGTCATCGACCTGCGGcaag GACGGCTGGTGAAATGCCTGAAGGGCTTTGCTGGAAGCGTGCGCAGCGTCCAGTGTCACCCAACCCTCCCACTCGTGGCTTCCTGTGGCCTTGACCGCTTCCTGCGGGTACATAATATCGAGGACAAACGCCTGGTACACAAG GTGTATCTGAAGTCCCGGCTGAACTGCGTGCTGCTGACCAGCCGTGAGAAGTGGGAG GATGAAGAGCCTGAACCTGCAGCCCCCCAAGCAGATGTGAAGGAGGAAGAAGATGAGCTGTGGGATGGCATGGAGACGGTGGCTACCAAAACAGTGCTCAAGCGCAATATGGACCCCCAGGTCCGGGAGACCCAGCTAGGCAAGCGGCCCAAGAAGCAGAAGAGAACAAGCGCTGGGCCTTGA
- the STX5 gene encoding syntaxin-5: MNTRKRHGSKNTDQGVYLGPSQIQELPPPAATTVASSLSFPDTMSCRDRTQEFLSACKSLQSRQNGLQLNKPTLNAMRQRSEFTVIAKRIGKDLSNTFAKLEKLTILAKRKSLFDDKAVEIEELTYIIKQDINSLNKQIAQLQDFVRAKGSQSGRHVQTHSNTIVVSLQSKLASMSNDFKSVLEVRTENLKQQRSRREHFSRTPVPLAASNLGGSAMLQDEPRRAGDVAIDMDSRTSQQLQLIDEQDSYIQSRADTMQNIESTIVELGSIFQQLAHMVKEQEETIQRIDANVEDAQLNVEAAHSEILKYFQSVTSNRWLMVKIFLILIVFFIIFVVFLA; this comes from the exons ATGAATACGAGAAAACGCCACGGCTCTAAGAACACGGATCAGGGTGTTTATCTGGGACCTTCGCAGATACAGGAGCTGCCCCCGCCTGCTGCCACCACTGTTGCCTCCTCCCTGTCATTCCCAGACACTATGTCGTGTCGTGATCGTACCCAGGAGTTCCTCTCCGCCTGCAAGTCCTTGCAGAGCAGACAG aATGGGCTGCAGCTGAACAAACCCACTCTGAATGCCATGCGCCAGAGGAGCGAATTCACCGTCATAGCCAA GCGTATCGGGAAAGATCTCAGCAACACCTTTGCCAAGCTGGAGAAGCTGACCATCT TGGCTAAGCGGAAGTCCCTGTTTGACGACAAGGCGGTGGAGATAGAGGAGCTGACGTACATCATCAAACAG GACATCAACAGTCTGAACAAGCAGATTGCCCAGCTGCAGGATTTTGTGCGGGCCAAGGGCAGCCAGAGCGGGCGGCATGTGCAGACCCACTCCAACACCATTGTGGTGTCGCTGCAG TCCAAACTGGCCTCAATGTCCAATGACTTCAAGTCAGTGCTGGAGGTGAGAACGGAG AACCTGAAGCAGCAGCGGAGCCGACGCGAGCACTTCTCCCGCACCCCAGTGCCCCTTGCTGCCAGCAACCTGG GCGGCTCCGCGATGCTGCAGGATGAACCCCGGCGGGCGGGGGATGTGGCCATTGACATGGACAGCCGGACAAGCCAGCAGCTGCAGTTGATTGACGAACAG GATTCGTATATCCAGAGCCGGGCAGACACCATGCAGAACATTGAATCCACCATTGTGGAGCTGGGCTCCATCTTCCAGCAGCTGGCGCACATGGTTAAGGAGCAAGAGGAGACCATCCAGAG GATTGATGCCAATGTGGAGGATGCCCAGCTGAATGTGGAGGCTGCGCATTCTGAGATCCTCAAATACTTCCAGTCAGTTACCTCCAACCGCTGGCTCATGGTCAAGATCTTCCTCATCCTCATAGTCTTCTTCATCATCTTTGTGGTGTTCCTGGCCTGA
- the LOC144267878 gene encoding uncharacterized protein LOC144267878: MGCMHSGRRARAEGSDGAEAPSDTADSKLRPRCKQQLRIADPTPEVHSSESLKIRVIWRRVSIFGSRRDSIRSTKSTTSATTLPGASDSGPESRPEATKAEEAKAEATGEKLPS, from the exons ATGGGCTGCATGCACTCCGGCCGCCGGGCCCGCGCCGAGGGGTCGGACGGAGCAGAGGCGCCCAGCGACACTGCAG ACAGCAAGCTCAGGCCTAGGTGCAAGCAGCAGCTGCGGATCGCAGACCCAACCCCAGAGGTGCATTCATCTGAGAGCCTCAAGATCCGCGTCATCTGGAGACGTGTCTCCATCTTTGGTAGCCGGCGTGATTCCATAAGGAGCACCAAGAGCACTACCTCTGCCACCACGCTGCCTGGGGCCAGCGATTCTGGCCCAGAGAGCCGTCCCGAGGCCACCAAGGCCGAGGAGGCCAAGGCCGAGGCCACTGGGGAAAAGCTTCCATCCTAG